Proteins from one Hyperolius riggenbachi isolate aHypRig1 chromosome 4, aHypRig1.pri, whole genome shotgun sequence genomic window:
- the LOC137504857 gene encoding homeobox protein Mix.2-like — protein sequence MNEIAGSPTPTDDDLRALQTTQADEMTGQPQSSACQRRKRTVFNESQVNILENFFRMNMYPDIRHREHLSRKIAISESRIQVWFQNRRAKARKKGVKHANPQMEGSSPNLVSPNRYLYASASVPDMVHQQQLMSYQEEMKPLMVPQQDMFYHQSTEVAEYSQWSSEGARQRSVSGQMSTNVYQQSSPSNNSMGSHQYYTSLSPIMEYNKQKTVLSRGQFQNSAHMMDYSSYLPQENISLEGSPPERRLSRPSESSSTSSDSSVGLHSFPSLASIKKPGVYNGVCKTGSPMYDTSISEISTEYASDWDVDLRSVQSVIMEDYSRYDKVPMHFY from the exons ATGAATG AAATTGCTGGCTCACCTACACCTACTGATGATGATCTCAGAGCCCTTCAGACAACACAGGCTGATGAGATGACTGGCCAACCCCAATCTTCAGCTTGCCAACGCAGGAAGAGAACCGTTTTTAACGAGTCGCAAGTGAACATCTTGGAAAACTTCTTCAGAATGAACATGTATCCAGACATCCGACACAGAGAGCACCTGTCAAGGAAGATTGCCATATCTGAATCAAGGATCCAG GTGTGGTTCCAGAACCGAAGAGCTAAAGCACGCAAGAAGGGTGTGAAGCACGCAAACCCGCAAATGGAGGGATCTTCTCCCAACCTTGTCAGCCCTAACCGATATTTATATGCCTCCGCATCAGTCCCTGATATGGTTCATCAGCAACAACTGATGAGTTACCAGGAGGAGATGAAACCACTGATGGTCCCACAGCAGGATATGTTCTACCACCAGTCAACAGAAGTAGCGGAATACTCTCAATGGTCCAGTGAAGGGGCCAGGCAGAGATCAGTCAGCGGCCAGATGTCAACTAATGTCTATCAACAAAGTTCACCATCTAACAACTCAATGGGCAGCCATCAGTACTACACCTCCCTAAGTCCCATTATGGAatacaataaacaaaaaacagttctgagcagaggacaattccaGAACAGCGCTCACATGATGGATTACAGCAGTTACTTACCCCAGGAGAACATCTCTCTAGAGGGGAGCCCACCTGAGAGGAGGTTGAGCCGTCCATCTGAGTCCAGCTCTACTTCGTCTGATAGCAGTGTTGGACTTCATTCCTTTCCCAGTCTAGCATCAATAAAAAAGCCGGGTGTGTACAATGGTGTCTGCAAGACAGGTTCGCCAATGTATGACACTAGCATAAGCGAAATATCCACCGAATATGCCTCTGATTGGGATGTCGACCTCAGGTCTGTCCAGTCGGTGATCATGGAGGACTACAGTAGATATGACAAAGTTCCTATGCATTTTTACTGA